One Panicum virgatum strain AP13 chromosome 9K, P.virgatum_v5, whole genome shotgun sequence genomic region harbors:
- the LOC120649164 gene encoding ammonium transporter 3 member 2, translated as MSASGVPLAYQGSASAPEWLNKGDNAWQLTAATLVGLQSFPGLVVLYGGVVKKKWAVNSAFMALYAFAAVWICWVTWAYNMSFGDKLIPIWGKARPTLNQGFLIAQGDLPATGHYHADGSPETAAVEPFYPMATVVYFQCVFAAITLILVAGSLLGRMSFLAWMLFVPLWLTFSYTIGAFSVWGGGFLFQWGVIDYCGGYVIHLSAGFAGFTAAYWVGPRAQKDRERFPPNNILFTLTGAGLLWMGWAGFNGGGPYAANTVASMSVVNTNICAAMSLIVWTCLDVIFFGKPSVIGAVQGMITGLVCITPGAGVVQGWAALVMGVLAGSIPWYTMMILHKRSRFLKRVDDTLGVIHTHGVAGLLGGLLTGLLADPTLCNLFLPVTNSKGAFYGGVGGAQFGKQLAGALFVIGWNVAVTSIICVAINAVVPLRMPEDKLEVGDDAVHGEEAYALWGDGELYDNTKHGADETEHGARAAVAPVTTPPN; from the exons ATGTCGGCGTCGGGGGTGCCGCTGGCCTACCAGggctcggcgtcggcgccggagTGGCTGAACAAGGGCGACAACGCGTGGCAGCTGACGGCGGCGACGCTGGTGGGTCTGCAGAGCTTCCCGGGTCTAGTGGTGCTCTACGGCGGCGTGGTGAAGAAGAAGTGGGCCGTCAACTCGGCCTTCATGGCGCTCTACGCCTTCGCCGCCGTCTGGATCTGCTGGGTCACCTGGGCCTACAACATGTCCTTCGGCGACAAGCTGATCCCCATCTGGGGCAAGGCCCGCCCCACGCTGAACCAGGGCTTCCTCATCGCCCAGGGCGACCTGCCGGCCACGGGGCACTACCACGCCGACGGGAGCCCCGAGACGGCCGCGGTGGAGCCCTTCTACCCCATGGCCACCGTCGTCTACTTCCAGTGCGTGTTCGCCGCCATCACGCTGATCCTGGTCGCCGGGTCGCTGCTGGGGCGGATGAGCTTCCTGGCGTGGATGCTCTTCGTGCCGCTCTGGCTCACCTTCTCCTACACCATCGGCGCCTTCTCCGTCTGGGGCGGCGGCTTCCTCTTCCAGTGGGGCGTCATCGACTACTGCGGCGGCTACGTCATCCACCTCTCCGCGGGGTTCGCCGGCTTCACCGCCGCCTACTGGGTGGGCCCGCGGGCGCAGAAGGACCGCGAGAGGTTCCCGCCCAACAACATCCTGTTCACGCTCACCGGCGCCGGGCTGCTGTGGATGGGGTGGGCGGGGTTCAACGGCGGCGGGCCCTACGCCGCCAACACGGTGGCGTCCATGTCGGTGGTCAACACCAACATCTGCGCGGCCATGAGCCTCATCGTCTGGACCTGCCTCGACGTCATCTTCTTCGGCAAGCCCTCTGTCATCGGCGCCGTCCAGGGCATGATCACCGGCCTCGTCTGCATCACGCCCGGCGCAG GTGTGGTGCAGGGCTGGGCTGCGCTGGTGATGGGGGTGCTCGCCGGCAGCATCCCGTGGTACACCATGATGATCCTGCACAAGCGCTCCCGGTTCCTGAAGCGCGTGGACGACACCCTGGGCGTCATCCACACGCACGGCGTGGCggggctcctcggcggcctgctCACGGGCCTCCTCGCGGACCCCACCCTCTGCAACCTCTTCCTGCCCGTCACCAACTCCAAGGGCGCCTTctacggcggcgtcggcggcgcgcagTTCGGCAagcagctcgccggcgcgctctTCGTCATCGGCTGGAACGTGGCCGTCACCTCCATAATCTGCGTCGCCATCAACGCCGTCGTCCCGCTGCGCATGCCCGAGGACAAGCTCGAGGTCGGCGACGACGCCGTGCACGGCGAGGAGGCCTACGCGCTCTggggcgacggcgagctctacGACAACACCAAGCACGGCGCCGACGAGACCGAGcacggcgcccgcgccgccgtcgcgccagtAACGACGCCCCCCAACTGA